In Mongoliitalea daihaiensis, one DNA window encodes the following:
- a CDS encoding glycosyltransferase family 2 protein gives MPLHNESSVAIIILNWNGYEHSRNCLDSLAKLTYSNFQVLLVDNASVDGSGTRLKEEFPSVIFLQNEQNLGFTGGNNVGITYALEHGFSYVMLLNNDTLVAPDFLKHMVDMLANDASIGIVQPLILWMEDPEKIWSAGGEFQPWLGISKTKGDRAALESYRFSSQALDWVTGCCMLVPSKVIQELGPLQASFFAYFEDVDWSLRIRKAGYQLLLSNESIIYHEGNASSKKASKEGTLSPTVFYLHARNQLFLIRRHLFFPAILLAFGYHLIKYSAWIMYFCFRGRFKKAKAVIKGMKDGLLLDHHVNRPLCP, from the coding sequence ATGCCTTTGCACAACGAATCCTCCGTCGCGATAATCATTCTTAATTGGAATGGGTATGAGCACTCGCGGAACTGTCTGGATTCCTTGGCTAAGCTCACCTACTCTAACTTTCAAGTCTTGTTGGTGGACAATGCTTCCGTTGATGGTTCCGGAACCCGTCTGAAAGAAGAGTTTCCATCGGTTATATTCCTCCAAAATGAGCAGAATTTGGGCTTCACAGGTGGTAATAATGTAGGGATTACCTATGCGTTGGAGCATGGGTTTAGCTATGTGATGCTTTTGAATAATGACACGCTCGTAGCGCCCGATTTTTTAAAACACATGGTAGATATGTTAGCTAATGATGCTTCTATCGGGATTGTGCAGCCGTTGATTTTATGGATGGAAGATCCAGAAAAAATCTGGAGTGCAGGTGGGGAGTTTCAGCCATGGCTTGGAATTTCCAAGACTAAAGGAGATCGAGCTGCTTTGGAATCGTATAGGTTTTCTTCCCAAGCATTGGATTGGGTGACTGGGTGTTGTATGCTCGTACCAAGTAAGGTTATCCAAGAGCTTGGACCTTTGCAGGCATCCTTCTTTGCCTATTTTGAAGACGTGGATTGGTCTTTGAGAATCCGTAAAGCAGGCTATCAACTGCTTTTGTCCAACGAAAGCATCATTTACCATGAAGGAAATGCCTCTTCCAAGAAAGCAAGCAAAGAAGGAACCCTTAGTCCTACGGTATTTTATCTACATGCCAGAAATCAATTGTTTTTGATTCGTAGGCATCTCTTCTTTCCAGCGATTCTACTTGCTTTTGGTTACCACCTGATCAAGTATTCAGCTTGGATCATGTATTTTTGTTTTCGAGGAAGATTCAAAAAAGCCAAAGCTGTCATCAAAGGAATGAAAGATGGATTGCTTTTGGATCATCACGTTAACCGACCGCTATGTCCTTGA
- a CDS encoding DUF1972 domain-containing protein: MATNQLKVAILGAKGYPYVYGGYDTMIKELGERLQKRGVEVTVYCHRALFEEKPPVVNGIRLVYMPAIEKKSLTQLTHSFLSMIHACFSDVDVIFVVNSGNGPFGIISTLLRKPTVINVDGLEWLRPKWKGFGSKYFKWSSRMATRWYDRIINDSDEMRRVYLEEFATDSTVIAYGANPSDGADEQLLDRWMLAPRSYFLIVGRLVPDNNADLIISGFLKSNSQRRLVVVGDVPFQDAYAERLKNLKDPRLLFTGYVTNSEELKSLYHHCYAYFHGHEYGGTNPAMLKALGYGCAILALDTPFNQEMLQQGKHGWYFGKNAASVASLVDKAERSVEEMEHLRQTAPSGLTQRYNWDYVTEQYLQVFLELKERKR; the protein is encoded by the coding sequence ATGGCAACAAATCAACTGAAAGTTGCGATACTTGGAGCAAAAGGATATCCCTATGTTTATGGTGGCTATGACACCATGATCAAAGAACTAGGTGAGCGACTTCAAAAGCGTGGAGTGGAGGTGACGGTGTATTGCCATCGTGCACTGTTTGAGGAAAAGCCACCCGTAGTCAATGGTATCCGATTGGTGTACATGCCTGCCATTGAAAAGAAGAGCCTTACCCAACTGACACATTCTTTTCTTTCCATGATTCATGCCTGTTTTTCGGATGTGGATGTCATTTTTGTGGTCAATAGTGGCAATGGGCCTTTCGGTATTATTTCTACTCTTTTGCGCAAGCCAACCGTGATCAATGTGGATGGTTTGGAATGGTTGCGTCCTAAGTGGAAAGGGTTTGGCTCCAAGTACTTCAAGTGGTCCTCTCGCATGGCGACTCGTTGGTATGATCGGATTATCAATGATTCCGATGAAATGCGGCGGGTATATTTGGAGGAGTTTGCTACGGACTCCACCGTGATAGCCTACGGGGCAAATCCCTCTGATGGTGCGGATGAGCAACTTTTGGATCGATGGATGTTGGCTCCAAGGTCTTATTTTTTGATTGTAGGAAGGTTAGTCCCCGACAACAATGCTGATTTGATCATTTCAGGTTTTTTGAAGTCTAATTCACAAAGAAGATTAGTGGTTGTTGGTGATGTACCATTTCAGGATGCCTATGCAGAAAGATTGAAAAATCTAAAAGACCCTCGTCTCTTATTTACAGGGTATGTGACCAACTCTGAGGAGCTCAAGTCTTTATATCATCACTGCTATGCATACTTCCATGGGCATGAATATGGAGGAACCAATCCTGCCATGTTAAAGGCTTTGGGATATGGGTGTGCGATTTTGGCTTTGGATACGCCATTTAATCAAGAAATGCTGCAACAAGGAAAGCATGGCTGGTATTTTGGCAAAAACGCTGCATCTGTCGCAAGTCTTGTGGACAAAGCTGAGAGAAGCGTTGAAGAAATGGAGCATTTGAGACAGACAGCACCTTCGGGCCTTACTCAGCGCTATAATTGGGATTACGTGACAGAGCAGTATTTGCAGGTATTTTTGGAATTGAAGGAGCGGAAGCGTTAG
- a CDS encoding glycosyltransferase family 4 protein, with amino-acid sequence MSKSQLKVGFLTALDPLDKRSWSGIYFRMLQTLQEKFQTVIVLGPVKLSFHQRKLLDLRFFFSKVKHRLFYGKKYNVAHNHTLSKMHGAYFSDILQQYELDVIFAPTGSVEIAHLQTSVPICYFSDATFELVCQYYDAFKNLSSKSIQESNEIEAMAIQQSTTQVFSSQWAINSAIQVYQAKNTYLVKMGANLDRSSSYQVKERNSSKIFSLLFIGVDWKRKGGPIVLESLDILEQRGFSFQLTIIGCIPDVQRSYMHVIPFLDKNNAADAERLEMHLKEADVLFMPTRADCTPIAFGEANAYGVPVISTHTGGVSDMIENHVNGILLDYHAPHVAYADVLESLIENPEHLEKLSKQARKKYEEELNWNTWAERLKEILIHTANH; translated from the coding sequence ATGAGTAAGTCCCAATTGAAAGTTGGTTTTTTGACAGCCTTAGATCCTCTTGATAAACGCTCTTGGTCTGGAATCTACTTTCGAATGTTGCAGACCTTGCAAGAGAAATTCCAAACAGTTATTGTATTAGGCCCTGTTAAGCTTAGCTTTCATCAGCGCAAACTCTTGGATCTTCGGTTTTTCTTTTCAAAAGTCAAACACCGACTATTTTATGGAAAAAAGTATAATGTGGCCCACAACCATACCCTCAGTAAAATGCATGGAGCATACTTTTCTGACATACTCCAGCAATATGAATTGGATGTAATTTTTGCTCCAACAGGTTCTGTCGAAATTGCCCATCTCCAAACTTCTGTACCCATCTGCTACTTCTCAGATGCTACATTCGAATTGGTATGCCAGTATTACGATGCATTTAAAAATTTATCTTCTAAATCCATACAAGAAAGCAACGAGATAGAAGCGATGGCAATTCAACAATCCACCACTCAGGTTTTTTCTTCTCAATGGGCAATTAACTCCGCTATCCAAGTATATCAGGCAAAAAACACCTATTTGGTAAAAATGGGAGCTAACTTGGATCGAAGCTCTAGCTACCAAGTGAAAGAACGAAATAGCTCAAAAATCTTTTCCCTGCTATTTATAGGTGTGGATTGGAAAAGAAAAGGTGGGCCTATTGTGCTAGAAAGCTTAGATATTCTAGAACAAAGGGGATTCTCTTTTCAGTTGACTATCATCGGTTGTATTCCAGACGTTCAACGCTCCTATATGCATGTCATTCCTTTTTTGGACAAAAACAATGCAGCAGATGCCGAGAGACTAGAGATGCACTTGAAAGAAGCAGACGTTTTGTTTATGCCTACGCGAGCGGATTGTACACCAATAGCGTTTGGTGAGGCCAATGCCTATGGTGTGCCTGTAATCAGCACGCATACTGGCGGTGTATCTGATATGATAGAAAATCACGTAAACGGAATACTGTTGGACTACCATGCTCCACATGTTGCTTATGCTGATGTCCTAGAATCATTGATCGAAAATCCTGAACATCTCGAAAAATTATCCAAGCAAGCACGCAAAAAATACGAAGAGGAGCTCAATTGGAATACATGGGCCGAACGTCTAAAAGAAATACTTATCCACACTGCAAACCATTGA
- a CDS encoding O-antigen ligase family protein yields the protein MSLIVFLLISILTVILTTWILRKILLEGKYEYAIFFVLYYLPFYVTGLGLVYLPTRSILIVNIFQYLKELVLVTGVLSFVFYHKSFFQYPFRLHKVDMLFLAFIGLGFLYMVLPLGEASTVSKVVYFKNLLMPGLVYFLARNTQFDEQDARDLFKGIFIIALLAFIVNIGEKLAATHLQSHTGFAIFLQEVRDMEPSGNYGLAWTFETQSTSRRLASFFADPLELASSVLLGFSAGLIWYLTSKREDWTVYAIVMGASFASLLFSSSRAAFASFFVMLLFIAVIFRLYKLLLFGGAVFLLFVVYVLFFASEDFYFFVIDTITFENTSSVGHVVEWLLALESMVANPLGIGLAMSGNVGVVDEELRVGGENQYLIYGVQLGWIGMFLYILILAYGIKTCIQVFRLSDNVMTARIAFVGAAVKVGLLLPLFTANAELYSYVAWMSWWMVGYSVNAFQQIKYSSIQLS from the coding sequence ATGTCCTTGATCGTTTTTCTTCTGATTTCTATCCTAACCGTTATCCTGACTACTTGGATTCTGCGGAAGATCCTCTTGGAAGGGAAATATGAGTATGCTATTTTCTTTGTCTTGTATTATTTGCCCTTTTATGTGACGGGTTTGGGGTTGGTGTATTTGCCCACACGATCCATTTTGATAGTAAATATTTTTCAATATTTGAAAGAGTTGGTGCTGGTTACGGGCGTGCTAAGTTTCGTTTTTTATCATAAAAGCTTTTTTCAATATCCTTTCCGGCTACATAAAGTGGACATGCTATTTTTAGCATTCATTGGTTTAGGGTTTTTGTATATGGTTTTGCCACTGGGTGAAGCGAGCACAGTCAGTAAGGTGGTGTACTTCAAAAATCTACTCATGCCAGGTCTCGTGTATTTTTTGGCCAGAAATACACAATTTGATGAACAAGATGCAAGAGATTTATTCAAGGGAATCTTCATCATTGCCCTCTTAGCTTTTATTGTAAATATTGGGGAAAAGCTGGCTGCTACTCACCTCCAATCACACACTGGTTTTGCCATCTTCCTGCAAGAAGTTCGCGATATGGAACCATCAGGCAATTATGGCTTAGCTTGGACATTTGAGACACAATCTACCAGCCGTCGCTTAGCATCTTTTTTTGCAGATCCTTTGGAACTTGCTAGCTCGGTTTTATTGGGTTTTTCAGCGGGTTTGATTTGGTATTTGACAAGTAAGCGAGAAGATTGGACGGTATATGCAATCGTCATGGGAGCCTCTTTTGCGAGTTTATTGTTTTCTTCTTCCCGAGCAGCTTTTGCCTCGTTCTTTGTGATGCTTTTGTTTATTGCTGTTATTTTCCGTTTGTACAAACTCCTCCTTTTTGGTGGGGCTGTGTTTCTGTTATTCGTAGTTTATGTGCTGTTTTTTGCCTCAGAGGATTTTTATTTTTTTGTGATTGATACGATCACCTTTGAAAATACCTCTTCAGTGGGGCACGTGGTGGAGTGGTTATTAGCCTTGGAATCCATGGTTGCCAATCCATTGGGCATTGGTTTGGCTATGAGTGGCAATGTAGGAGTAGTGGATGAGGAGCTCCGTGTAGGTGGAGAAAATCAATACCTGATTTATGGCGTGCAGTTGGGTTGGATTGGGATGTTTTTGTACATCTTGATTTTGGCCTATGGCATCAAAACCTGCATACAAGTATTTCGATTGTCAGACAATGTTATGACTGCACGCATTGCTTTTGTCGGTGCTGCGGTAAAAGTAGGCTTGTTATTACCATTATTTACTGCCAATGCAGAGTTGTACAGCTACGTAGCTTGGATGTCCTGGTGGATGGTGGGTTATTCTGTTAATGCTTTTCAGCAAATCAAATACTCCTCAATTCAATTGTCATGA
- a CDS encoding glycosyltransferase family 4 protein has translation MKRRIYVDLFYLNTALTGIQTYMLEFCEAVSTYPHSDIEWVFSHDPKKQASASYFRGKQPKWKTLLYHAYYFLWKQVILPYRAKKAQTDSILNFDFVGPAFTRRKNYTVIHDAFFWQMPQNYSGLWRTYFIQSILSGLRRDSCVITTSRVAKKALEKNTPIFQIPQVIYQCPKLYEGDADTFTLKRLGISKNTYFFHLGSFDKRKNLPLLVEAFALFLKDNPSSMSLVLAGERGLGKTVDDWSMVEEKIKEFNLHDRVLLTGFVSNNEAKSLYQGALAYVFPSQNEGFGIPVIEAMRAGIPVIISDQEALVEIADGAALIHQTGNVVDLKEKMESLYRNPELRAQLVQKGSVRKELFTRAAFAEAYHNLILNF, from the coding sequence ATGAAGCGCAGAATCTATGTAGATTTATTTTACTTGAATACTGCCTTAACAGGTATTCAGACCTATATGTTGGAGTTTTGTGAGGCGGTGTCAACTTATCCACATTCGGACATTGAGTGGGTATTTTCGCATGACCCAAAGAAGCAGGCTTCTGCGTCATATTTTCGAGGGAAGCAACCGAAGTGGAAAACTCTTTTATATCATGCCTATTATTTCCTTTGGAAGCAGGTGATCTTACCTTATCGGGCGAAGAAAGCCCAAACAGACAGTATTTTAAATTTTGATTTTGTAGGTCCTGCATTTACTCGAAGAAAAAATTACACGGTAATCCACGATGCTTTTTTTTGGCAAATGCCCCAAAATTACAGCGGCTTGTGGAGAACGTATTTTATTCAGTCCATACTTTCAGGCCTGCGAAGGGATTCCTGTGTGATTACCACCTCTCGGGTCGCTAAAAAGGCTTTGGAGAAGAACACCCCGATTTTTCAAATTCCACAGGTGATTTATCAATGTCCCAAACTGTATGAAGGCGATGCTGACACTTTTACGTTGAAACGCTTGGGTATTTCGAAGAACACGTATTTTTTTCATCTGGGTAGTTTTGACAAACGCAAAAATCTCCCGCTTCTAGTGGAGGCTTTTGCATTGTTTTTGAAGGACAACCCCTCATCTATGAGCTTGGTGTTGGCAGGTGAACGTGGATTAGGAAAAACCGTGGATGACTGGTCGATGGTTGAAGAAAAGATAAAAGAGTTCAATCTCCATGATCGGGTATTGCTTACAGGTTTTGTCAGTAATAATGAAGCGAAAAGCTTGTATCAAGGTGCTTTAGCTTACGTTTTCCCTTCCCAGAATGAGGGTTTTGGAATACCTGTCATAGAGGCGATGCGGGCGGGAATACCGGTAATTATCTCTGATCAAGAAGCGCTCGTAGAAATAGCGGATGGGGCTGCACTCATACATCAGACAGGAAATGTTGTGGATTTAAAAGAAAAAATGGAATCTTTGTATCGAAACCCTGAACTTCGTGCCCAATTAGTCCAAAAAGGCTCGGTGCGAAAAGAATTATTCACAAGAGCAGCTTTTGCTGAGGCTTACCACAACTTGATTTTAAATTTTTGA
- a CDS encoding FkbM family methyltransferase, with amino-acid sequence MPFLKDLIDKFVFTLGSPQQIFMRRIKTSALIKSFQEKEGVYQMQSSISQHPVFLRGGSSSDVEVFEQIFNFQEYAAICTLLSANNIAGPILDLGANIGLSSIYYSTHVDNSPIFAVEPDPENFNILTKNIQSYPHIHGINCSISHEENMRFAISDDFRDGKDWSKTVKASAEGSILGITIPQLIQQYGLTEIALLKMDIEGYEKFIFEQGDLSFLSIVKLIAVEVHEEFISKSVVYEQLKAFGFIVWESGELVIGLKATMD; translated from the coding sequence ATGCCATTTTTAAAAGATTTGATTGATAAATTTGTCTTCACTTTAGGCTCTCCACAGCAGATTTTTATGCGAAGGATAAAAACTTCAGCATTGATAAAATCTTTTCAGGAAAAAGAGGGGGTTTACCAAATGCAATCCTCTATAAGTCAGCATCCTGTTTTTCTGAGAGGCGGTTCATCAAGTGATGTTGAGGTCTTTGAACAGATCTTCAACTTCCAAGAATATGCTGCTATTTGTACACTTCTATCAGCAAACAATATTGCTGGGCCTATTTTGGACTTAGGCGCCAATATCGGCCTTTCTTCGATTTACTACAGTACTCATGTGGATAACTCCCCAATTTTTGCTGTAGAGCCTGATCCTGAAAATTTCAACATTCTAACCAAAAACATCCAAAGTTATCCACATATTCACGGAATCAATTGTTCAATTTCCCATGAAGAAAACATGCGATTTGCTATCAGCGATGATTTTAGGGACGGAAAAGATTGGTCTAAAACAGTCAAAGCAAGTGCTGAAGGAAGCATCTTAGGAATCACCATTCCACAATTGATTCAACAATATGGACTGACAGAGATCGCTTTACTCAAAATGGATATCGAGGGATATGAAAAGTTTATATTCGAACAAGGAGACCTGAGCTTTTTATCGATCGTGAAGTTGATTGCAGTAGAAGTACACGAAGAGTTTATCAGCAAATCTGTGGTCTACGAACAGTTAAAAGCCTTTGGATTTATTGTGTGGGAATCAGGTGAGTTGGTTATTGGCTTAAAAGCTACGATGGACTAA
- a CDS encoding 2'-5' RNA ligase family protein, producing the protein MAKSIAKYFIALVPEGKIQEEATRLKELLKQNFHLKYALKSPAHVTIKMPFHWNEAKEDKLIAQLGGFFKNWKSFDLAFNGFDRFGKRVIFIALKPSQDLKALQEALGYFTKTVLKQPIELSDKAFHPHMTIAFKDIKPAKFDEYWQFIKQQTFDQQYQVTHVALLKRLDGRWSVIQTFPLDFDKTSMP; encoded by the coding sequence ATGGCAAAATCAATCGCTAAGTATTTTATTGCACTTGTACCGGAAGGGAAAATCCAAGAAGAGGCAACCCGATTGAAGGAATTATTAAAGCAAAACTTTCATTTAAAATATGCTTTAAAATCTCCTGCACATGTCACAATCAAAATGCCTTTTCATTGGAATGAAGCTAAAGAAGATAAACTCATTGCTCAGTTAGGTGGTTTTTTCAAAAATTGGAAGTCATTTGACTTAGCCTTCAATGGTTTCGATCGATTTGGAAAACGAGTGATATTTATTGCTCTAAAACCATCTCAAGACCTGAAAGCACTGCAGGAAGCGTTGGGTTATTTTACAAAGACTGTACTCAAGCAACCAATTGAACTCAGTGATAAAGCTTTTCATCCACATATGACGATAGCATTTAAGGATATTAAGCCTGCAAAATTTGATGAATACTGGCAATTTATCAAGCAACAAACATTTGATCAGCAATATCAAGTAACTCATGTGGCTTTGCTAAAACGCTTAGATGGTAGATGGAGTGTGATTCAAACATTTCCTTTAGATTTTGATAAAACCTCTATGCCATGA
- a CDS encoding universal stress protein produces MKNFERAMIGLDLSEMDNLILPKVFALSSLLGLKKLYFIHITKDLSIPDEIRKNYPDLAVPVDETLDKEIRESLKDLEIPADLEYEIIVEEGKAMENVLRWAKLKDVDLLIMGRKKKLEGSGSLAKKMAQKAPCSVLFLTENTDVKVPHKILIPMDFSDHSILTLQFAERVSEDLGAEVVGLHIYEVPIGYYKTGKSYGEFAEIMKKHAEKDYQNFLKKNNHDAIDCIFELKKTDPRAEMIIDLGRKHGAEMIIMGSRGRTGSAAVLLGSVAESLVHKNNEIPMLIVKKKGETMGFLEAFSKI; encoded by the coding sequence ATGAAGAATTTTGAAAGGGCCATGATAGGCCTGGATTTATCAGAAATGGATAACTTGATTTTACCGAAGGTATTTGCATTGTCAAGTTTATTGGGACTCAAAAAATTATATTTCATACATATCACCAAGGATTTAAGTATTCCTGACGAAATCCGAAAGAATTATCCTGATTTAGCAGTACCTGTGGATGAGACGCTTGACAAGGAAATTCGTGAGAGTTTAAAAGATTTGGAAATCCCCGCTGATCTGGAATATGAAATCATAGTGGAAGAGGGAAAGGCCATGGAAAATGTTTTGCGATGGGCCAAACTTAAAGATGTTGACCTCTTGATCATGGGCAGAAAGAAAAAATTAGAAGGTTCTGGTTCACTGGCTAAGAAAATGGCACAAAAGGCGCCATGCTCTGTTTTGTTTTTGACTGAAAATACCGATGTAAAGGTTCCGCATAAAATCCTTATTCCCATGGATTTTTCAGACCACTCCATCTTGACTTTACAATTTGCGGAAAGAGTTTCCGAGGATTTGGGTGCTGAAGTTGTTGGCCTACACATTTATGAGGTACCGATTGGGTATTACAAAACTGGAAAATCCTATGGAGAATTTGCAGAAATCATGAAAAAGCATGCAGAGAAGGATTATCAAAATTTTTTAAAGAAAAACAATCATGATGCTATTGATTGTATTTTTGAATTAAAGAAGACAGATCCTCGGGCTGAGATGATCATCGACTTGGGCCGTAAGCATGGAGCAGAAATGATTATCATGGGAAGTAGAGGTAGAACAGGTTCTGCCGCGGTTTTATTAGGAAGTGTAGCGGAAAGTTTGGTCCATAAAAACAATGAAATTCCCATGCTGATTGTAAAAAAGAAGGGAGAAACAATGGGTTTCTTAGAGGCTTTTTCAAAAATTTAA
- a CDS encoding glycosyltransferase family 4 protein: MHSSSELYGASKILIFVIEIVQKMGFPILVILPGEGPLAKEMMRLGFDVRIMNLGILRRKYFSPLGIINRGKRLVQAYQFLKDLHQQEKIALIYSNTLAVIIGAVFARRKKIPHVWHIHEILHSPEFLIKFLARQLDQTTPNPLVVSEAVANHWRKYLQIAIPSVIHNGMDYSPFLHAKSDLRQSLGVKNDQPVITMIGRINPGKGQQFFLQMAKELIQLYPNAVFWMVGDPYPGYEPIHGQLKEYIRTHHLEASVMDLGFRMDVPEVLASSDIFVLPSILPDSFPTVILEAMASGLPVVATDSGGASEMIEDEVTGYLIPMGDVKLGVSRIASLLKDRKAAKTMGLAGQQRVQELFSFQKFSTKIEQFLWQQIN; this comes from the coding sequence TTGCATAGTTCCTCAGAGTTATACGGGGCTTCCAAGATTTTGATCTTTGTTATAGAGATTGTGCAAAAGATGGGTTTCCCCATTTTGGTGATATTACCCGGAGAAGGTCCATTAGCAAAGGAAATGATGCGTTTGGGTTTTGATGTGCGTATCATGAATTTGGGCATCCTTCGGAGGAAATATTTTTCTCCTTTGGGAATTATCAACAGAGGCAAGCGACTGGTTCAGGCTTATCAGTTTCTGAAAGATTTGCATCAGCAAGAGAAAATTGCGCTCATTTATTCCAATACGTTGGCGGTAATCATAGGTGCGGTTTTTGCCCGACGCAAGAAAATCCCACACGTATGGCATATTCATGAAATTCTTCATAGCCCTGAGTTTCTAATTAAATTTTTGGCAAGACAATTGGATCAAACTACCCCTAATCCCCTCGTGGTATCAGAGGCTGTGGCGAATCACTGGAGAAAGTATTTGCAAATAGCCATCCCATCAGTTATCCACAACGGGATGGACTACAGTCCATTCTTACACGCGAAGTCTGATCTAAGACAATCCCTGGGTGTAAAGAATGATCAACCCGTCATCACCATGATTGGTCGTATCAACCCGGGGAAAGGGCAGCAATTCTTTCTTCAAATGGCCAAGGAGCTGATTCAACTGTATCCAAATGCTGTTTTTTGGATGGTAGGGGATCCTTACCCTGGGTATGAACCTATTCATGGGCAGCTCAAGGAGTACATCCGAACGCACCACTTGGAGGCTTCCGTCATGGATTTAGGCTTTAGGATGGATGTACCAGAGGTTTTGGCATCTTCTGATATTTTTGTCTTACCATCTATTTTACCTGATTCTTTTCCAACGGTAATTTTGGAAGCGATGGCTAGTGGCTTACCGGTAGTTGCTACAGATTCAGGTGGTGCTTCGGAAATGATTGAAGACGAAGTTACCGGATATTTGATTCCTATGGGAGATGTGAAGTTGGGTGTGTCCCGTATTGCTAGCTTATTGAAGGATAGGAAAGCTGCCAAAACGATGGGACTAGCAGGGCAGCAACGTGTTCAAGAGTTATTTTCCTTTCAAAAGTTTTCCACAAAGATAGAGCAGTTTTTATGGCAACAAATCAACTGA
- a CDS encoding class I SAM-dependent methyltransferase, producing the protein MRQQQCPNCATTTNSGTHVALIQCSTCGIQWTYLKEDIQAEALYEDEVYAVVDNRKSIFERIIFSEATKVIHTAQSLLTASNDLSVLDFGCGKGQFLMQAKSLGWKTLGVETATARAEFAQQKYGLDVLNRYYEGGKLASQGFDVISLLHVLEHLPQPMQLLQSLVDNNLKQGGVLVIEVPNAHSLQAKIAGKDWMHWDIPKHLSHWNEKSLEASLQKIGFYKKKVQYYSVHLGVLGMLRALMGKFGYQGNIIVDLKGKKHWKTLILLGLLLPASWLLELFAVGTKQGGVLRVYFQRGYE; encoded by the coding sequence ATGAGGCAGCAGCAATGCCCAAACTGTGCGACTACTACCAACTCCGGAACACATGTAGCATTGATCCAATGTTCCACTTGTGGTATTCAATGGACGTATTTGAAAGAAGACATTCAAGCAGAGGCCTTGTATGAAGATGAAGTATATGCTGTGGTGGATAATCGAAAGTCTATATTTGAACGCATTATTTTTTCAGAAGCTACAAAAGTTATCCACACGGCCCAATCACTTCTAACTGCTAGCAATGACTTATCGGTATTAGACTTTGGGTGTGGAAAAGGGCAGTTTTTGATGCAGGCAAAATCCTTGGGTTGGAAAACACTGGGTGTAGAGACTGCAACTGCACGGGCGGAGTTTGCCCAACAAAAATATGGCTTGGATGTGCTTAACCGGTATTACGAAGGTGGAAAACTTGCCTCACAAGGATTTGATGTGATTTCGCTCTTGCATGTATTGGAACATTTACCGCAGCCCATGCAGTTGTTGCAGTCGCTTGTGGATAATAACCTCAAGCAAGGGGGAGTTCTTGTCATAGAAGTTCCAAACGCTCATAGCTTACAGGCTAAAATCGCGGGTAAAGATTGGATGCATTGGGATATTCCCAAACATTTGAGCCATTGGAACGAAAAAAGCTTGGAGGCATCACTTCAAAAAATCGGTTTTTATAAAAAGAAAGTACAATACTACTCCGTTCACTTGGGTGTATTAGGAATGTTGCGGGCATTGATGGGGAAATTTGGATACCAAGGAAATATCATTGTAGACTTAAAAGGTAAAAAGCACTGGAAGACCTTAATTTTGCTAGGACTATTGTTGCCTGCTTCATGGTTATTGGAGCTTTTTGCCGTCGGTACCAAGCAAGGAGGAGTTTTAAGGGTTTATTTTCAGCGTGGGTATGAGTGA